The window GGAAGCAGGGCAAATACTTAACGAAGCGCAGCGTTTTCAACAGGCCAGCCGAGGCCGCTTCGCAGACCAACTGGGGGCTCTTGAGGGCCACAGGCCGCTGCGCGCCACACCAGGAGCCCCACCATGGGGTCCCCGGCAGAGGTGCGGGCGCCTCCAGAGCCGCGTGCGTTTGCTTCGCACTCGTGGGCAGGTGGTAGAGCTTGCTGCCCTGGTGCGGGTGGTCGACACCGCAGAAGCAGTAGCGGTACAGGAGCTCCATGGCCCGCCCGTCCGGCAGCCCCTCTCGGCCCCCCGGCCTCTGTGCGCCGTAGGGGCGGCCCCACCACGGGGCCCCCTGCAGCGCCTCGGGCGCCACCGGAGCCACGTGCGTTTGCTTTGCGCTCGTGAGCATGTTGTAGAGGATGCTGCCCTGGCGCGGGTGGTCTTCACCGCAGAAGCAGCAGCGGTACAGGAGCGTCACAGCCTGCCCGCCCAGGAGCCCCTCTCTGCCCACCGGCGGCTCGGTGCCGCACGAGCAGCCCCAGCACGGACCCCTCAGTGGAGCCTCGGGCGCCTCGGGAGCCGCATGCACTTGTTTTGCGCTCGTGAGCATGTTGTAGAGGATGCTGCCCTGGCGCGGGTGGTCGTCACCGCAGAAGCAGCAGCGGTACGTGAGCGCCACGGCCCGCCCGCCCAGCAACCCCTCTCTGCCCCCCTGCTGCCCCGCGCCGCAGGAGCAGCCCCAGCACTGGCCCTGTAGCTGCGCCTGGGGCGCCTCCGGAGCCGCGCGAGTTTGCTTCGCGCTCATGAGCATGTTGTAGAGAATGCTGCCCTGCCACTGGTGGTCCTCACCCGCCATGGTCCGCGACGCCCGCATCCGCTCTGCCCAGTGGCTGCCGCCTGGGACTTATTTATACCGAGCGCGCACGCACGCGCGTCGGCTGCCTCCGCCCGGGCAAAGGGAGCAGAAGGGGGCGCGGCGCGGCGCGGCGCTACAGTGTGGAAACCCGTGACCTCGGCGCTTCCAAAGGGGCAGATGCTCTTTAACGGCTGGGAATGGAGAGAACGTAGACAGAACTCCCGGACACttacttccctccttcctttcatGATTCGCGTCCCTGCCTTTGGAAGACTGGAGCAGAGCGACAGGAGAAGGGAGTTGGGGCACAATTCCAACTCTTTCTATTGTACCCTAGCATCTGATTTGCTCCTTTATTGGGAGGGCAGGGGTACCTAAAAAGGGGGGAATCTAACTCTATGCCATCTTTATAAACTTTCATCAATGATCACACTTAGTGTGACTTATATTTTGTACGTGGATAGGGAGGTTTCATTTTCTGGCAccttggaaaatacagaccatcAGGATCAGCGTCATCTGGGAACTCGTTAGAAATGCCCAAACTCTGGCCTGAAACAGAACTTCGGCATCTTAACAAGATCCCCGGGGGTTTTTCAGGCACTTTAAACACTGGTCTAAAGATGCTATCGTAAGGTTTCAGCTTAATTCAGTCAGTATTTATGGGCATCCACTATGTCCTATGTCcaaaaaaatacccattgccgttgaggtgATTACAACTCAGAGGgattctatgggacagagtagaactgccctatagggtttccaaggagcagctggtagattcaaactgccaaccttttggttagcagccatagctcttaaccactgcaccaccagggctccctgataaTCACAGGGGCTGGAATGCTGTTACATTCGCTCTTGGATCCTCTTAGAAGTATTCCATTAGGTAGATGTGTAATTAACGTTTCTTTGCCTCTGACCCTTCCTAAGCAAATAATGAGAAATACAAATATTAGGAAGCCCAAATCCATTGTCCTCACTTGCCACATAGTCTCCTTCCCCGAATCCCAGACAGGCATTGAGCTCAGTGGGTCACCCCATTCCACCACCTGCCTCTTGTGCAACCAGCTGGTTGTTTCATCAAACAGCTGGGTAACCTCAAAGTCATAACCCTCTGGTCCTCGAattccttatctctaaaattaGAGGTTTACGATAGTGCTCTCTTGGGTTCAAGGCTGAAGATGTGGAGCAGGGAAGGGGATTGGAAGCCAGGGTAGGATCCCCTTTCTTTTAGTTTCTCTGGGACCTGGGGTTCTGAGCATAAGAGGAAAACCCAGGAGTCAGAAGACCCCTATTTTGCATTCaacctgaaattctgttctgcctgTGAGAGGCTCTATTGCACAGCGCTTAAATCTCTGGCAAGGGCACCAGGTTACCTTGATTTTAATCCTGGCCCTCATGCTTTCATCTTGGGCAGTGTGTTAGTTTCAtctgttgctgtaacaaattatcacaaatttagtggcttaagacaacacaaATGCATGTTACAgtcctggaggtcagaagtcggaaatcagtttcactgggctaaaatcaaggtggtGTCCCCTCTGGAGGCGCTAGGGGAcaatctgtttctttcttttccagctTCCAGAGCCTGCCCACTTCCTTCGCTCCAGGCCACATGATTCCAACTTCTGCTTCTGTCATATCTCCTCTGACTCTTCTAAAGGTCTTTGTAACTACCTTGGGCAAACCCAGTTAATCCAGGATAATCAcccatctcaagatctttaatGTGATCACATCTACAAAGTCCCTTTTACCATGTAAAATACCACAATTCATAAATTCTGAGGATTACGATATGGGCGTCTTTTGGAGGCTGTTATTCAGCCTATCACAGGAAAGTTACTTAAGccctctgtgccttagtttctcaCTTGTAAAACGTGGACAATAGTCACCACACATGAGTTAATTCATGTAAAGTGTTTAGAAGAATGCTTGGTACACAGTGTTGGATGTATCAAATGTTTTTTGGCCTTTTTAGAAGATATTGTGAGATAACTTCAGAGTAAGGAGGTAATAATGGGCCAGCACCACCATTATTCTCTTTCTCCTATGGAAGTCCACCTTCACCCCTCATCACCACTACCCAGAAGCTATCTACTTTTTCTGCATGTGCACAATTCTTGGCCCAGACTATAAACACTGGATAGGTCACTTGGTCCACAGCTGTAACATGTATTGACAATGCTATttcatttctgtttcattatttgCCATTCCAGCTATTTTAGGTATTCTTTATAGCTGTTTTAGCAATCTTCCTTATGAATCTACTGACCAGTCTAGCTGAAAAACCTTTGCCTACATCATTCCTCACCTTCAGTAGCCagtcgccaaaaaaaaaaaaaaacaaacctgttgctgtcaagtcgattccgactcatagcaaccctataggacagagtagaactgccctcatagagtttccaaggacgcctggtggatttgaactgccgaccctttagttagtcTCTtagccaccacgccaccagggtttcctcagtaacCACTAGTGGTTACTTTTTACCATGctacttgttttatttttgttctatCGCTTATCAGAACCTGACATGGttgatttatttagttgttcgaCGCTTGTTGATTGTCTCTCACCACAGGGATATGTTACACTGTATTTCAGCAACtagaacaatgtctggcacacagtaggtgctcaagaatatatatttttgccAATTGTACCTTTAGAGAGAGAGGATATAGCTCCTGCCCTCAACATAGGCGGCAAGCATTGCCACACAGCCATTGCCAAACTGACCCTGGAGAGAGTGGAAGTTAGCAGGCTCTGTTGGTTTCAGAGCTTTCTGGAGGCCTATTTTGACACTCAGTGTGTGACAGGCACAGTGGTAAAGTAACAAGACATTGGGTTAACACTGGTACAGTTTTTAGTGATGTAACATTGAGCAAAGCATTTAACATGagccttttcatctg is drawn from Loxodonta africana isolate mLoxAfr1 chromosome X, mLoxAfr1.hap2, whole genome shotgun sequence and contains these coding sequences:
- the NR0B1 gene encoding nuclear receptor subfamily 0 group B member 1; its protein translation is MAGEDHQWQGSILYNMLMSAKQTRAAPEAPQAQLQGQCWGCSCGAGQQGGREGLLGGRAVALTYRCCFCGDDHPRQGSILYNMLTSAKQVHAAPEAPEAPLRGPCWGCSCGTEPPVGREGLLGGQAVTLLYRCCFCGEDHPRQGSILYNMLTSAKQTHVAPVAPEALQGAPWWGRPYGAQRPGGREGLPDGRAMELLYRYCFCGVDHPHQGSKLYHLPTSAKQTHAALEAPAPLPGTPWWGSWCGAQRPVALKSPQLVCEAASAGLLKTLRFVKYLPCFQVLPLDQQLVLVRSCWAPLLLLELAQDRMHLETVETSEPSMLQRMLTTRRREIAGYVAPPLPTAQPVLAPPPETGQLPSVAEVQAIKGFLAKCWSLNISTKEYAYLKGTVLFNPDLPGLHCVKYIQGLRWGTQQILNEHIRMTHRGHQARFAELSCALSLLRFINANVVAELFFRPIIGTVSMDDMMLEMLCAKL